The sequence AATCGGACTGTCCCTGGACCAGTGCCATGGCGGCGTCAAAGATCGCCTGCGGTTCCGGAAGCCTTCCCGGTCCGGAGTCAGCGCCGGTCAGCCTGCCGGAGGCGGGTTCGAGGACTGCGGCGCCCCGGCCGCGGAGCGTTTCAACGTTGGCGCGGGTGGCGGCGTGCTGCCACATTTCCGTGTGCATCGCGGGCGCGAACAGCACTGGGCCGTGCGCCATCAGCAGCGTGTTGGTCAGCAGGTCACCGGCCTGGCCGGTGGCGGCTTTGGCCAGGAGGTCAGCGGTTGCGGGTGCAACAACCACCAGGTCAGCCTCGTGGCCAAGCCGGACGTGGTTCACCAGGTGGACGTCGTCAAAGACGCTGTTGCTGACGGGGTTTCCGGACAGCGCCTCCCAGGTCGCGGTGCCGATGAAGCGGGTGGACGCCTCCGTGGGGATCACCGTGACGTCATGTCCGGCTTCAGTAAAAAGCCGGAGGAGCGATGCCACCTTGTAGGCGGCAATCCCTCCCCCGACTCCGAGGACTATGCGCACGTGATCTCCGTCAGCAAGTCAGTTGGCGGCAGGTTACTCAGCGGCTTCGATCGGCGTGGAGACCAGCTTGCCTTCGTTGATCTCGCGCAGGGCGATCGAAAGCGACTTCTCGTTCAGCTTGGTGTCAACCAGGGGCCCGACGTACTCGAAGAGGCCCTCGTGCAGCTGGGCGTAGTAGGCGTTGATCTGACGAGCACGCTTGGCACCGAAGATCACCAGGCCGTACTTGGAATCCGCTACCTTCAGCAGATCGTCGATCGGCGGGTTGATGATGCCTTCAAGGTTCGTAGACACGAATTTCTCCAAATTCCTAGCGGGCTGACGGTTCCGGCAGGTGTGGATGCGGTGTCAGCCCCATGAGTGAAACAAGCTCGTCCGCTGCCCGGCGGACGTCATCGTTGATGACGGTGTGGTCGAACTCCGGTTCAGCAGCAAGTTCCAGTTTAGCGGTTTCCAGCCGGCGCTGCTGTTCCTCCGGGGTTTCGGTCCCCCGGCCCACCAGCCGGCGGACCATCTCGTCCCACGTGGGCGGGGCCAGGAAGACGAACTGCGCGTCCGGGACTGCCGCCTTGACCTGGCGGGCGCCCTGGAGGTCAATCTCCAGCAGCACCGAACGGCCTTCCGCGATGGCCCCGTTCACGGTGCTCTTCAGGGTGCCGTAGGTGTTCTGTCCGTGGACCACTGCCCACTCCAGGAGTTCACCATCGGCGATGAGCTGCTCGAACTCCTCCTTGGTTTTGAAGAAGTAGTGGACGCCGTCCACTTCGCCGGGCCGGGGCGCCCGGGTGGTGGCTGAAACGGAAAGCCAGACCTCGGGGTAGTTGTCCCGGATGTAGGTGGACACGGTGCCTTTGCCAACAGCCGTCGGACCTGCGAGGACTGTCAGTCCCGGTTTCTTGCTCACGTATTCCTTTTGCCACGGTTGGGGGAAGGACAGGCGCGGCCTGTGCCTCAGTGCTCGTCTATAAAATCTACCAGCGCCCGGCGCTGGTGGACGCCCAGCCCACGGACCCTGCGGGACGCCGCAATGCCCAGCTGCTGCATGATGGCGGCGGCCCGGACCTTTCCGATGCCGGGCAGGGCCTCGAGCAGCTCCGAAACCCGCATGCGGGCCAGCGCATCATCCTCCAGTGCGGAACTGATGATATCCGCGGCCGACCTGTCACCGTTCCGGAGGCTCTCCTTGGCAGCAGCCCGGGTAGCCCTGGCCGCGGCCGCCTTGCCCAGGGCCTCGGCCCGTTCAGAAGCGGATAAAGGTCGCAGGACCATCACGGACACCCCCGGAGTCGGCGGATTTCATCCAAGGGCGGCCGCCCTTGGACCTGTCCTGAAACTACCCTTTGGTGCAGCCCGAATCAATGCATCCGGACAATTGGCGGCCTATTCGCCCCGCAGTCCCGCCAGCGTCCGCAGGGCGGCCTCACGCAGTCCGCGGATTTCCGGTCCCGCCGCGAGGATGTCGCGGCTCGATGTTCCCAGGACGAGCGGGTAGGCGTCGCCGAACGTGGTCCTCAGCCCGGCCGGGGTAGCCCCCTGGGCACCGAGCCCGGGTGCCAGGATGGGTCCACGGACGGCGGCGAGGTCCAGTTCCAGGTCTGCCAGGGCGCTCCCCACGGTGGCGCCGACCACCAGGCCGACGGAGCCGAGGCTTCCGGCGTACCGTGAGTTCTCCGCGGCCGCGGCCTCCGTGATCCGGCGGGCCACGGAATCCTTTCCGCCGACGTGCTGGACCGAGGCGCCTTCGGGGTTGGAAGTCAGTGCCAGCACGAATACGCCGCGCCCGGTCTCCGCCGCGAGGTCCAGCGCGGGGCGCAGTGACTCGAAGCCGAGGTAGGGGCTGAGCGTGACGGAATCGGCGGCGAGTGGTGAGCCGTCCCGGAGCCAGGCGTCGGCGTAGGCGGCCATGGTGGAGCCGATGTCGCCGCGCTTGGCGTCGGCGACAGTGAGTACCGACTGGTTGCGGGCTTCAGCCAGGACCTCTTCCAGGACGGCCAGGCCGGCCGATCCGTGGCGCTCGTAAAGTGCCACCTGCGGCTTCACCGCGGCAGCGAGGGAAGCCACTGCCTCCAAAGCCGTCAGCGAAAACCGGCGCAGTCCGGCGGCGTCGTCGTCCAGCCCCCATGCCTTCAGCAGGGAGGGGTGTGGGTCGATGCCGACGCAGAGCGGGCCGCGGGCGGCCATGGCCGCCCCGAGCCGGGAGCCGAAGGACTCCCGGCCGGCGCCTGGCCCCGGGGTGGTGCCGGATACCTGCTCAGGCATGCTGCAGGGCCGCCTTCTGCGATTCCGCGAGGGCTGCCGCGTGTTCCTGCAGGCTGGTAACGGACCACTGGTAGGTGCGCATGGCTTCGATAGCCTGGACCGCGGCGTTGAATTCGGCCACGGTGGTGATGCACGGGATGCCGATGGAGGTTGCCGCGGCGCGGATCTCGTAGCCGTCGCTGCGCGCCTCCCCTCCGGAGGGCGTGTTGAAGACCATATCGATTTCCCCCGCCACGATCAGGTCGGCGATGGTGCCCTCGCCTTCAGCGCTGCTGCCCTCGGCCACCTTGCGGACCGGGGTGGCCTGGATGCCGTTGCGGCGCAGCACGTCCGCCGTGCCGCCGGTGGAGACGATCTCGAAGCCAAGGTCCGAGAGGCGCTTGACCGCCATGATCACCGAGCGCTTGTCCCGGTTGGCCACGGAGACAAAGACCTTGCCCTCGGTGGGCAGGGCGTTGTTGGCACCGGCCTGGCTCTTGGCGAAGGCGGTGTCGAAGTGCTTGTCGATGCCCATGACTTCGCCGGTGGAGCGCATCTCGGGTCCGAGCAGGGAGTCCACCACCTTGCCTTCGAGGGTGCGGAACCGGCTGAACGGGAGCACCGCTTCCTTGACGGCCACGGGGGCGTCAAGGGGCAGGGTTGAACCGTCGCCGGACTCCGGCAGCATCTTGTAGGCGCTGCGGAGCTGGTTGATGGTCACGCCGGTGCCGATCAGGGCCGCGGCCTTGGCCATCTGGACGCCCGTGGCCTTGGACACGAACGGCACGGTCCGCGAGGCGCGGGGGTTGGCTTCCAGGACGTACAGCACGTCCGAGGCCAGCGCGAACTGGATGTTGATCAGGCCCCGGACGCCCACGCCTTCGGCGATGGCGCGGGTGGCTACGCGGACACGCTCGATGACGTTGCCGCCCAGGGTGATCGGAGGCAGGACACAGGCGGAGTCGCCGGAGTGGATGCCGGCTTCCTCGATGTGTTCCATGATGCCGCCCAGGTACATGTCGGTGCCGTCGTAGAGGGCGTCGACGTCGATTTCGACGGCGTCCTCAAGGAACCGGTCGATCAGCACGGGGTGGTCCGGGGTGATCTCGGTGGCGTTGGCGATGTAGCGGGAGAGGTTGGGCTCGTCGTAGACGATTTCCATGCCGCGGCCGCCCAGCACGTAGGACGGGCGGACCAGGACGGGGTAGCCGATCTCGTCCGCGATCTTCTTGGCGTCCTCGAAGGAGACGGCGGTGCCGTTCTTGGGCGACACCAGGCCGGCCTTGTCCAGCACGCGGGTGAAGGCGCCGCGGTGCTCCGCGAGGTCGATGGCCTCCGGGGAGGTGCCCAGGATCGGCACGCCGGCGTCAGCCAGCTGCTGCGCCAACTTCAGCGGGGTCTGGCCGCCGAGCTGGACGAAGACGCCCATGACGCCGCCGGTACGTTCCTCTGCCGCGATGACCTCCAGCACGTCCTCGAGCGTGAGCGGCTCGAAGTACAGGCGGGTGGAGACGTCGTAGTCGGTGGAGACGGTTTCCGGGTTGCAGTTGACCATGACGGTCTCGTAGCCGGCCTTGCGCAGCGCCATGGAGGCGTGGACGCAGGAGTAGTCGAATTCGATGCCCTGGCCGATGCGGTTGGGGCCGGAACCGAGGATCAGGATGGACGGCTTGGAGTGCAGCGCAACCTCGTCCTCCTCGTCGTAGGCCGAGTAGTGGTACGGGGTGTACGCGGCGAACTCGGCGGCGCAGGTGTCAACGGTCTTGTAGACGGGGCGGATGCCCAGGGCCTGCCGGACACCGCGGACGACGGCCTCGGAGTTGTGGGTCAGGGCGCCGATCTGCTCGTCGGAGAAGCCGTGGCGCTTGGCACGCTGCAGCATCTCCTTGGTGAGGGCTCCGGCCTGCCGGATTTCGTGGGAGATCTCGTTGAGCAGCTGGAGCTGGTCCAGGAACCAGGGGTCGATCTTGGTCGCCTCGAAGAGCTGCTCCACGGTGGCGCCGCCCAGGAGGGCGCGCTGGACCTGGTGCAGGCGTTCGGTGGTGGGACGCTTGGCCTTCTCGATAAGCTCTGCCACTTCGTATTCCGGGACGCTGCTGAAGTCCAGCTGCGAACCCTTCTGTTCGAGGGAGCGGAGCGCCTTCTGCAGGGCTTCGGTGAAGTTGCGGCCCATGGCCATGGCTTCGCCCACGGACTTCATGGTGGTGGTCAAGGTGTCGTCCGCGGCCGGGAACTTCTCGAAGGCGAACCGCGGGACCTTGACCACCACGTAGTCCAGGGTGGGTTCGAAGGACGCCGGGGTCTTCTGGGTGATGTCGTTGGGGATCTCATCCAGGGTGTAGCCGAGCGAGAGCTTGGTGGCGATCTTGGCGATGGCGAAGCCGGTTGCCTTGGATGCCAGCGCCGAGGAGCGGGAGACACGGGGGTTCATTTCGATGACCACCACGCGGCCGGTGGCGGGGTCGATGGCGAACTGGATGTTGCAGCCGCCGGTGTCAACGCCCACTTCACGGATCACGGCGATGGCTACGTCGCGGAGTTTCTGGTACTCCCGGTCGGTGAGGGTCAGGGCCGGCGCCACGGTGATGGAGTCGCCGGTGTGAACGCCTACGGGGTCGAAGTTTTCGATGGAGCAGACGACAACCACGTTGTCGTTCTTGTCCCGCATCATCTCGAGCTCGTATTCCTTCCAGCCCAGGATGCTCTCTTCGAGCAGCACCTCGCTGGTGGGGCTGTACTGCAGGCCCTGGCCGACGATGCGGCGCAGGTCATCCTCGTTGTAGGCCAGGCCGGAGCCCAGGCCTCCCATCGTGAAGGAGGGGCGGACGACCATCGGGTAGCCGAGGTCACCGGCAGCGTTGAGGGCCTCATCCATGGTGTGGATGATGTGGCTGCGGGCCGATTCGGCGCCGCAGCGCTCCACGACGCCCTTGAACTTCTCGCGGTCCTCGCCGAGTTCGATGGCGGCGATGTTCGCGCCGATCAGCTCCACGTTGTACTTCTCCAGCACACCGTTCTTGTCCAGGGCGATGGCGGTGTTCAGCGCGGTCTGGCCACCCAGGGTGGGAAGCACGGCGTCGGGGCGCTCCTTGGCGATGATCTTCTCCACCACCTCGGGAGTGATGGGTTCAACGTAGGTGGCGTCGGCGAACTCGGGGTCGGTCATGATGGTGGCCGGGTTGGAGTTCACGAGGATGACGCGCAGGCCCTCCTCCTTGAGGACCCGCAGGGCCTGCGTGCCGGAGTAGTCGAATTCGGCGGCCTGGCCGATGACGATCGGGCCGGAACCAATGACGAGGACGCTTTTGAGATCTGTACGTTTCGGCATTACTTCTTGTCCTCAGTCTTGTTGTGGTTGGCGGTCTTGGTGTCCGCCATCAGGTCGATGAACCGGTCGAACAGGTAGGCGGCGTCGTGCGGGCCGGCCGCAGCCTCGGGGTGGTACTGGACGGAGAAGGCCGGGATGTCCAGGCAGGCGAGGCCTTCCACGACGTCGTCGTTCAGGCTGATGTGGCTGACTTCCACCCGGCCGTAGCGTGCCTCCGGAGCCTGGGTGGCGCCGTCGAGCGGGGCGTCCACGGCGAAACCGTGGTTCTGGGAGGTGATTTCCACCTTGCCGGTGCGGCGGTCCATCACGGGCTGGTTGATGCCTCGGTGGCCGTAGCGGAGCTTGTAGGTGCCAAAGCCCAGTGCGCGGCCCAGGATCTGGTTGCCGAAGCAGATGCCAAAGTAGGGCAGCTTCTCGTCCAGGACAGAGCGCAGGAGCTTGACCTGGGCGTCGGCGGTGGCGGGGTCGCCCGGGCCGTTGGACATGAAGAAGCCGTCCGGGTTGACGGCCTTGACGTCCTCGAGGGTGGCGGTGGCCGGGAGCACGTGGACCCGGACGCCGCGCTCGGCGAACCGGACCGGCGTCATGGCCTTAATGCCGAGGTCGATCGCCGCGATGCTGAAGCGGGGTTCACCCTCCCAGCCGTGGTCCTTGGGTTCCACCACGTAGGCTTCGTCGACGCTGACTTCCTCGGCCAGGCGCGAACCCTCCATGGGGGCACTGGCCAGGACGGCGTCGAGCAGTTCCTTGTCGGTGCCCTGCGCCGCCTCGCCGGAGAAGATGCCGGCGCGCATGGTCTTATGCTCACGCAGGTGCCGGGTGATGGCGCGGGTGTCCACACCCTGGATGCCGACGATGCCCTGGGCCACCAGCTCCTCATCCAGCGACCGCTCGGAACGCCAGTTGGAGGGACGGCGGGCGGCGTCGCGGACAATGTAGCCGGCCACCCAGATGCGCCGGGACTCGGCGTCGTCATCATTCACGCCGGTGTTGCCGATGTGCGGCGCCGTCTGCACCACCAGCTGGCGGGCGTAAGAGGGATCGGTAATGGTTTCCTGGTAGCCGGTCATGCCGGTGGCAAAGACGGCCTCGCCCAGGGCGGTGCCGGTGGCACCGTAACTGGTGCCGCGGAAAATGCGTCCGTCTTCGAGGACCAGGGCTGCCGGAGCGGAGGTGGTTGCTGTCAATGTATTCGCTTTCACTGTCTTACTTTCCACTGGTGGCACCAGCCGCTGGGGCTGACGAAATCAATTCCTGAAGGGCCTGGTACAGCACGTCCTTGTCCGCGGCGCGGCGGGTTCGGAAGCCGGTATCCAGTTCATGCGTGCCGTGCGTCCATCCGAGCACCAGGAGGCCGTCCTTTTCCACGAACTTCCCTGCCATGCCGCTGTCCTGGCGGACTTCGGTGAGGGAGGCTGCGGGGATGTACAGCGCAGGTGCGCCGGACCGCCCGTAGAGGACGCCGTGCGGGTACACCTCGAGGGTGGAGTTGGTGCGGATGCCCAGCCCGTGCACGGCGATCCGGTCAAGCCAGTCACCGGCCGTCGTGGTGGCCACGTACTGCCCTTCGGCGGCGGCGGTGGGCTCGCCCGGGGCGGAGGGCGCCGGGGGCAGTTGTTCGACGTCGGACTGGCGCTTAAGGCGGTTGCGCCAGCCCACTGCGAGGAGGACAAACACGACGGCG comes from Pseudarthrobacter sp. NIBRBAC000502770 and encodes:
- the rpoZ gene encoding DNA-directed RNA polymerase subunit omega is translated as MSTNLEGIINPPIDDLLKVADSKYGLVIFGAKRARQINAYYAQLHEGLFEYVGPLVDTKLNEKSLSIALREINEGKLVSTPIEAAE
- the gmk gene encoding guanylate kinase is translated as MSKKPGLTVLAGPTAVGKGTVSTYIRDNYPEVWLSVSATTRAPRPGEVDGVHYFFKTKEEFEQLIADGELLEWAVVHGQNTYGTLKSTVNGAIAEGRSVLLEIDLQGARQVKAAVPDAQFVFLAPPTWDEMVRRLVGRGTETPEEQQRRLETAKLELAAEPEFDHTVINDDVRRAADELVSLMGLTPHPHLPEPSAR
- the mihF gene encoding integration host factor, actinobacterial type; this encodes MVLRPLSASERAEALGKAAAARATRAAAKESLRNGDRSAADIISSALEDDALARMRVSELLEALPGIGKVRAAAIMQQLGIAASRRVRGLGVHQRRALVDFIDEH
- the pyrF gene encoding orotidine-5'-phosphate decarboxylase, producing MPEQVSGTTPGPGAGRESFGSRLGAAMAARGPLCVGIDPHPSLLKAWGLDDDAAGLRRFSLTALEAVASLAAAVKPQVALYERHGSAGLAVLEEVLAEARNQSVLTVADAKRGDIGSTMAAYADAWLRDGSPLAADSVTLSPYLGFESLRPALDLAAETGRGVFVLALTSNPEGASVQHVGGKDSVARRITEAAAAENSRYAGSLGSVGLVVGATVGSALADLELDLAAVRGPILAPGLGAQGATPAGLRTTFGDAYPLVLGTSSRDILAAGPEIRGLREAALRTLAGLRGE
- the carB gene encoding carbamoyl-phosphate synthase large subunit; translation: MPKRTDLKSVLVIGSGPIVIGQAAEFDYSGTQALRVLKEEGLRVILVNSNPATIMTDPEFADATYVEPITPEVVEKIIAKERPDAVLPTLGGQTALNTAIALDKNGVLEKYNVELIGANIAAIELGEDREKFKGVVERCGAESARSHIIHTMDEALNAAGDLGYPMVVRPSFTMGGLGSGLAYNEDDLRRIVGQGLQYSPTSEVLLEESILGWKEYELEMMRDKNDNVVVVCSIENFDPVGVHTGDSITVAPALTLTDREYQKLRDVAIAVIREVGVDTGGCNIQFAIDPATGRVVVIEMNPRVSRSSALASKATGFAIAKIATKLSLGYTLDEIPNDITQKTPASFEPTLDYVVVKVPRFAFEKFPAADDTLTTTMKSVGEAMAMGRNFTEALQKALRSLEQKGSQLDFSSVPEYEVAELIEKAKRPTTERLHQVQRALLGGATVEQLFEATKIDPWFLDQLQLLNEISHEIRQAGALTKEMLQRAKRHGFSDEQIGALTHNSEAVVRGVRQALGIRPVYKTVDTCAAEFAAYTPYHYSAYDEEDEVALHSKPSILILGSGPNRIGQGIEFDYSCVHASMALRKAGYETVMVNCNPETVSTDYDVSTRLYFEPLTLEDVLEVIAAEERTGGVMGVFVQLGGQTPLKLAQQLADAGVPILGTSPEAIDLAEHRGAFTRVLDKAGLVSPKNGTAVSFEDAKKIADEIGYPVLVRPSYVLGGRGMEIVYDEPNLSRYIANATEITPDHPVLIDRFLEDAVEIDVDALYDGTDMYLGGIMEHIEEAGIHSGDSACVLPPITLGGNVIERVRVATRAIAEGVGVRGLINIQFALASDVLYVLEANPRASRTVPFVSKATGVQMAKAAALIGTGVTINQLRSAYKMLPESGDGSTLPLDAPVAVKEAVLPFSRFRTLEGKVVDSLLGPEMRSTGEVMGIDKHFDTAFAKSQAGANNALPTEGKVFVSVANRDKRSVIMAVKRLSDLGFEIVSTGGTADVLRRNGIQATPVRKVAEGSSAEGEGTIADLIVAGEIDMVFNTPSGGEARSDGYEIRAAATSIGIPCITTVAEFNAAVQAIEAMRTYQWSVTSLQEHAAALAESQKAALQHA
- the carA gene encoding glutamine-hydrolyzing carbamoyl-phosphate synthase small subunit, with product MPPVESKTVKANTLTATTSAPAALVLEDGRIFRGTSYGATGTALGEAVFATGMTGYQETITDPSYARQLVVQTAPHIGNTGVNDDDAESRRIWVAGYIVRDAARRPSNWRSERSLDEELVAQGIVGIQGVDTRAITRHLREHKTMRAGIFSGEAAQGTDKELLDAVLASAPMEGSRLAEEVSVDEAYVVEPKDHGWEGEPRFSIAAIDLGIKAMTPVRFAERGVRVHVLPATATLEDVKAVNPDGFFMSNGPGDPATADAQVKLLRSVLDEKLPYFGICFGNQILGRALGFGTYKLRYGHRGINQPVMDRRTGKVEITSQNHGFAVDAPLDGATQAPEARYGRVEVSHISLNDDVVEGLACLDIPAFSVQYHPEAAAGPHDAAYLFDRFIDLMADTKTANHNKTEDKK